The following are encoded in a window of Lacinutrix sp. WUR7 genomic DNA:
- a CDS encoding class I SAM-dependent methyltransferase has protein sequence MYQSLKKIIKGFMPSGFLNKNETLLRSCIAFFYKGGTYQCNLCGFKLSKFVVTENFGSICPKCGSISRNRRLWTLIKDTLKNKKVLHFSPSHSLKEQIQKANTKEYITTDYLGEFQAMKKLNIEAIDEPDNYYDVIICYHVLEHVAQDRKAMQELYRILKPNGVCYVQTPFKEGDNYEDNTIVTEADRLKYFGQEDHLRIYSVSGLSNRLQEAGFKIDVLDYEEDAKNVLGFLKKESVIIASKN, from the coding sequence ATGTATCAATCCCTCAAGAAAATAATTAAAGGCTTTATGCCAAGTGGGTTTCTAAATAAAAACGAAACTTTACTTAGAAGCTGTATTGCCTTCTTTTATAAAGGGGGTACCTATCAATGTAATCTTTGTGGTTTTAAGCTTTCTAAATTTGTTGTTACAGAAAACTTTGGAAGCATTTGTCCTAAATGCGGAAGTATTTCTAGAAATAGAAGACTCTGGACCTTAATTAAAGATACCTTAAAGAATAAGAAGGTACTGCATTTTTCACCTTCGCATAGTTTAAAGGAGCAAATACAAAAAGCAAATACAAAAGAATATATAACAACCGATTATTTAGGCGAATTTCAAGCCATGAAAAAGCTTAATATTGAAGCAATTGATGAACCAGATAATTATTATGATGTTATTATTTGTTATCATGTATTAGAGCATGTTGCTCAAGACAGAAAAGCAATGCAAGAGTTATATAGAATACTAAAACCTAATGGAGTTTGTTATGTGCAAACACCTTTTAAAGAAGGTGATAACTACGAAGACAATACTATTGTAACAGAAGCAGATCGTTTAAAATATTTCGGACAAGAAGATCATTTAAGAATTTATTCGGTATCTGGTTTATCAAATCGTTTGCAAGAAGCAGGTTTTAAAATCGATGTTTTAGATTATGAAGAAGATGCGAAAAATGTCCTAGGGTTTTTAAAAAAAGAAAGTGTAATTATTGCTTCTAAAAACTAA
- a CDS encoding T9SS type A sorting domain-containing protein: MERRNRQDLFSFATPYVAVAPDCSNGIFLDSGGMSADYSNSETITYTLMPYMPGNAVSVNFTAFSTENIGATACYDGLTIHNGADASAPTMDLPGGGTIWCWDEDDTVPGGTGDLEGMTITSTDASGALTFVFTSDGSATREGWEAIVTCATLSTADFDNSLAFTYYPNPVNDNLVIKAQKDIESISVYNMLGQELQRSTPNSINADVHMSSLQTGAYFVKITIGNATETIRVIKK; this comes from the coding sequence ATGGAACGTCGGAATAGACAGGACCTTTTTAGCTTTGCTACACCTTATGTAGCTGTTGCTCCAGATTGTTCTAACGGAATATTCCTAGATTCAGGTGGAATGAGTGCTGATTATTCGAATAGCGAAACTATTACTTATACTTTAATGCCATATATGCCAGGAAATGCTGTTTCTGTAAACTTTACAGCGTTTAGTACTGAAAATATTGGCGCTACGGCATGTTATGATGGGTTAACAATTCATAATGGTGCGGATGCTTCTGCTCCAACAATGGACCTTCCAGGAGGAGGCACTATTTGGTGTTGGGATGAAGATGATACTGTACCAGGTGGTACAGGTGACTTAGAAGGTATGACTATTACCTCTACGGATGCTTCAGGAGCCTTAACATTTGTATTTACTTCAGATGGATCTGCAACTAGAGAAGGATGGGAAGCTATAGTAACTTGTGCAACATTATCTACTGCAGATTTTGATAATAGTTTAGCATTTACTTATTATCCAAACCCAGTAAATGATAATTTAGTTATTAAAGCACAAAAAGATATTGAAAGTATATCTGTTTATAATATGTTAGGTCAAGAACTACAACGTTCTACTCCTAATAGTATTAATGCAGATGTACATATGTCTTCTTTACAAACTGGAGCTTACTTTGTTAAAATAACTATTGGTAACGCTACAGAAACAATAAGAGTTATTAAAAAATAA